In Bdellovibrionales bacterium, the following proteins share a genomic window:
- a CDS encoding general secretion pathway protein GspD: MRLVTLILAVFTISISQAEDKIKMYFNNEELTKIIEFYSKFSGQKFVVDATVRGKISIFLQEPVSVEEAFNQLSSALAINGYAISKQGDTMVISTARNIQRDLIEVSTERPGLKPQRLYTWIYNVRHLAADSINREFRIFPSKEGEMTVSAGTNQLVFTDWVSNLNRVAEILKEIDKPIDAETAKFVSSSKRESKGRSKEKASEKSDK, from the coding sequence ATGAGATTGGTAACTTTGATTTTGGCTGTGTTCACAATCAGCATTTCTCAAGCTGAAGATAAAATAAAAATGTATTTCAACAACGAGGAATTGACTAAAATCATTGAGTTTTATTCGAAATTCTCAGGGCAAAAGTTTGTTGTTGACGCTACGGTTCGTGGCAAAATTTCGATCTTCTTACAAGAGCCTGTTTCTGTTGAAGAGGCTTTTAATCAATTGTCTTCTGCTTTAGCTATAAATGGCTATGCGATTAGCAAGCAGGGTGACACGATGGTGATTTCGACAGCTCGAAATATTCAGCGAGATTTAATTGAGGTCAGCACTGAACGACCTGGTTTGAAACCACAAAGACTTTATACTTGGATTTACAACGTGAGGCATTTAGCTGCTGACAGTATCAATCGTGAATTCCGTATTTTTCCGTCTAAGGAAGGTGAAATGACGGTGAGTGCCGGTACAAATCAACTTGTATTCACTGACTGGGTTTCAAACCTAAACCGAGTCGCTGAGATTTTGAAGGAAATTGATAAGCCCATAGATGCTGAAACCGCCAAATTTGTTAGTTCTTCAAAAAGGGAAAGCAAAGGCCGAAGCAAAGAGAAAGCCAGTGAAAAATCAGACAAATAG